The genomic interval attcaCGAATGAGTTATTAAATAAACTAAATTCGATCAAACTAATTTCGAGTAGTCTTATTTTCAGTAATTAGaaattagttaatatttatgCTGATTAATAACAATCTTATaactccattaaaaaaaataacaatcttATAACTAAAGAGAGagtgcaagaaaatatatatatatatatatatatatacacacactggatcacccaaaaaaattaaaaaaaaaagggttcttCCTGCGTTCTTACACCGGTTATAAGACAAAcggtttgtttttattttaatatacgCCATTGGCGTCCCCAGTCCCGGTCATTTTTTTTTGGTCGATCCGAGCTTGTGCTTCAGAATCCAGATAGAGATGTTGCAGTGTATATTTCTTCTATCAGATTCCGGGTAAGCACtaaacttttcttttctttttgcttatTATTCTAAGCGATTCCAATTCCGACCCTTTAGATTTGTTGGCTGCGAAGACTTGCAGAACATGTAAACCCAAAACATGTCGACCTTAAGTCGAATACCAGACTGGGTTTTTCCGATAAACAAATACCAGGCTGTGATTTGGAttcattaatttttcttcatgAACTGTGTTATCTTCTCGTGATTTGTGGTAAATTCCTTTGACTGGTTTAAGTTGAAAGCTTATTTTTGTCAATCTTGGGTTGGACAGAGAGGTAATGCTGGAGAAACAGCTAACCGGGCATCGAGTTGACCGGTCCATATGTGCGTGGTTCTGGGAGCAGGCTATTTCTCAAGGTGATTCCTTCAAGGTACCTGTAAATTACttattttgagaaaagaaaaatgtatagctttgtttttatatttaaatttttggtaatttctttatttttctactttaaTTTAGAGAATAATTCGAGCTAAACATAGTTGTTTTCTGTGTTTGGTTTTCTTACTTAAATTGTGCTCTTCTAATTCAAGCTTTTAGAAAAAGACTTTCTTCGGTTTTTGAATTCTCATTCCTGGTTGTCAATCTTAGttaatttctgttttatttgTATCTGagactgattttattttatttattgtgttttCACGTTTAATCTCTTATGTATTGTGTTGGaagcttttaagttttttattcgTAGTTTAGTTTCTGCAGTCCAGTTTGTTTGACATAGTTACTTTTGTGTATGCTAGTCTTGTATTTCACATTgtgttcataatttttttgtattccaCGTTTTTTTTAGCAGTgttctttatttaatatatggttctcatttcctttcaattttcaattttttctgcATTATTTTGATGCGGCCGTTTTGTGTGTTTGTTGACCCATCTTTTATACTTTGGTTGCTGCTTTTTATATAGCTACAACCAGTAATTGCATCCCCAACACATTACCTTTTCCAAGTTGTTCGTGAAGGGATCACGTTTTTAGCATGCACTCAAGTTGAGATGCCACCTTTGATGGCCATCGAGGTAGATCTTCTAGCCTTATAAAGttttcaattaaaaatgtgTTTATCTTTGCGTACTTGGGCTATTGCCTATccctattatcaataaaattttgtttatcgaTTAAAAATGTGTTTATCCTTgcattgaataaaataaatttcttgaCCCTCgatcatttatttttagtttctttgCAGAGTAGCCGATGTCCTCTCAGATTATCTTGGAGGGTTGAATGAGGATGTGATAAAGGATAACTTTATCATTGTATATGAGGTACTTTTATTACATAAACTTTCCAGGCTGATTGTTGCTTTGGAGTACACAAGGGCAGGGATAGAAGCACTCAAGTCGgttaaaaaccaaaacaatcacATGTGGAACTGTGCATGAAAGGTGGCACATTTATTGCACCTAAATCATTTCACGTGAAGAGGCCCAAAATACTCGCTCAAAATAAATCCCATATATGTATTAGACTTGACTTCTTTTTTGTGAAGGAAGCCAGGCCACACATCAACATTATgtccataaaactaatctacATGAGGTTTTCTTCTATAACTTGTGCTATGGGTTTAGAGTTCAAAAAATATGCAGAACTATTCATCCATTAGGTGATGGATTTGTCAGTCTATACACGTTAAGGTTAGTGATTTGGAACTGAACTACTAGTTGAGGTTAACTTTTTAATCCTCTTTGCCAAGGAAATAGCACTTTTGAGAGTGTGCGCTCAAAAGGATGATTTGGAATCTGGGGGTGAGTAGGTGTTTTTCAGCTAGATCATTCTAAAAGGCTCTTTTGGGTCATCATAGTAAAccattttccttggaagagtatttggataTGTAAGGTTCCTTCCAAAattgctttctttggttggacTGTTTCCCTTGGGAATATTCTTGCCATTGACAATTTGAGGAAATGTGGTATTTTCATTATGGGTTGGTGTTATTTATGTAAGAAAGATGGGGAAACAACGGATTattgttacattgtgaggtggccagATTTTTGTGGGATGATATCTTTAACTGGACCAGTGTGGCATGGATTATGCCTAGAAGGGTAGCGGAGACTTTTAGGTGTTGGAGAGGTCTTCGGGGTAATATTCATATTGCTGcggtgtggaaaatgattcctcatttttttatgtggtgcctttggatggagaggaatggtAGGTGTTTCGAAGATCTAGAGCATTCCTTGGAGGAGCTGAAAAGGTTCTTCTTCAATATTCTATTTTCTTGGTCTTTGGTCATTGATTGTAATGTGATTAGTCTTCATAATTTGCTTGTATCGATTTCTAGTTCCTagtgtgtacttggactatgcctcTTTTCAatgaatatcattttccttataaaaaaatagcaattttGACTTTATATTGTAAATGTtcattttacttttcaaaaggAAGGCATAGAAGAAACACACGACTCACGAGTCTCCACTTTAGACTCAgttaagagcattctcattctAAAAGACCACTTTAGATTCAGTCCGTTCCCCATTTCTCCATGTTAATTTTCGTTATGTAGGTTTTTCCTTGTTCTTTTGGCTTTTCTTTGGTTGAATACACTGTTATGTTTGTTTATACATGCAGCTTCTGGATGAGATGATAGACAATGGCTTCCCTCTCACTACGGAGCCTAACATACTGAGAGAGATGATAGCTCAACCAAGCATTGTTAGCAAAGTTTTGAGTGTTGTCACTGGTAATAGTTCCAATGTCAGTGAAACCCTTCCAGGTGCAACAGCATCATGTGTTCCATGGCGGACAACGGACCCAAAATATGCTAATAATGAAGTTTATGTAGATCTTGTTGAAGAAATGGATGCAACTATAAACAGGTATGATATCAAGTTTTAATTGGACATTGCCTCTTTCTGTGATCCTTTATCTATTGGTTTGGATTAAGCAACTCAGGTCTTATTATTAGCTGTACAGGTATTTATACATCACCACACTGCAGCATGCATTCCAGTGCTGCCTCGTGTGACACCGCccggccggggggggggggggggggggggggggatgtaATCTAAAAGTTATGTACAGTAATTTGCAAAACAGAATAATAATAACTTGAGAAATTGAGTGTTGGGAAGGGACATGCCTTTTTCTTGGTAATTGATGACTCTTTACACAAGCCAAGAGACAGTAGCATTTAATTCTTGTTTGGAAGTATAAATCACATGTTTTTTGGtgaatgaatataattttgctTCTCCATGTTGCTTTCTGAAAGGTTTTTGAATGGGATAAGATCTGACATTTCCTCATTTAAATGTTGGCAGTGGGAAATTGTATTTAATATGGAAACCTCGAATGTCTCTTGTAGAAGCTTTCCCATTGAACTTACCAAAAGAGAATCTTTCCAGTTTAGTAGTTAGAACAGTATGCtaattatttttgagttttgctacacaacctccaccacactccacactccacatttttttaaaattttttaattttttaatattttttttgagtttattctttttaaattatttcaaatttttttatttattatacatataataaatatttgataaaataaaaaaataataaaaattaaaaaaaaatatggagtgtggagtgtgaggaggttgtgaagatttattcattatttttacactCTTGTTTCGTACCTTTGGTGCTAATCAATTTTCCCCTTACAAATTCTCCTTAGGGATGGAGTACTGGTGAAATGCGAAATTTATGGGGAAGTTCAAGTGAACTCCCATCTCTCAGGTCTTCCAGATTTGACTCTTTCATTTGCAAACCCTTCCATCTTGGATGATGTGAGATTCCATCCCTGTGTTCGGTTTCGGCCTTGGGAGtccaatcaaattatgtcatttgTGCCTCCTGATGGACAGTTTAAGCTCATGAGTTACAGGTGCATCTTCTTTTGAGGAGATATTAATCCCTTAATTCTTATTTCTTCATGTGGAGTTCTGCTGTACTTTTAGCAAATATTTCGAGTGGCATATTAATTGTGTACTAAGAAAATGTGGTGACATAGGTAGGTTCAGGGAAACATGGACAACAACACTGTACATCTGCGTCTTACTTGTcctataaaatgtatttataatttcaaCAACTACCTTTATGCAGGGTAAAAAAACTGAAGAGTACTCCAATATATGTAAAACCACAGCTAACATCAGGCGGCGGGACGTGTCGTATCGATGTGTTGGTTGGAATACGAAATGATCCTGGAAAGACAATTGACTCCATAACTGTGCAATTTCAACTGCCCCATTGCATTTTATCGGCTGATATGACTTCAAATCATGGAACAGTAAACATCCTTGCAAATAAGGTacgtatttgttttttttgtgatatatttGGTGTAAATACTGGCCCCTTTGGCTGTTAGTCTGGAGGGAAGATTCGGTACTGCACTTCATCTCATGGTTTATTCATTGTATACATACACGAGGAAGCCTACAATGTTTGAGTTGGAATATCAGAATATGCATCTCTGGTTATCTACTGCTGCATAGACTACtagttagattttttataaatgatattgGCTGTTTGCAGTCATTAAACTTCCAAGTTCAAGATCATAAAATGTAAAACATATGCTGTTTCTCTCCTTGGAATTTGATTCTATCTTGTTTATGCAGACCTGCTTGTGGTCAATTGAACGGATTCCTAAAGACAAAGCCCCTTCAATGTCTGGAACCTTGGTGCTTGAGACAGGGTTAGAGCGCCTTCATGTATTTCCCACATTTCAAGTGGCTTTTAGAATAATGGGTGTTGCCCTCTCTGGCCTGCAAATAGATAAATTGGATCTGAAGAATCTACCTAATCGCCCTTACAAAGGTTTTCGAGCTCTTACACGAGCAGGGGAATTTGAAGTAAGATCATGAGTCCAATTTGATGCATCAAGATCAATTTTTGATGTGTTTTGGAGTAAGATAGTTGCTGTTTTGGATTTCAAGGTTTTTGTGTCATTAGGATTTTGAGCAATAACTTCATTTAACACTCAAGTTGATAAGATAGCATTTGGTGGTTAGATAGATTTAAGCTTCAGTTGAATGATTAATGTCATGAACATCTGTTAAAATACATAATTGTGGAGCATTAGCCTATAATGAATGAGCTTTGATGCTGTTCATCGATATCAGAATCTTCCATATCTTCTCTCATGATCTTGAATTAAATCTCGTTTTATTGGTATTTTGGATTAAATCTTAAGGTGCGTTTTCATTAAAGAGGATTTTAGTAATCAGCGTGGAGCAACACCTTTGCACAAATCTCTGAGTATGAATATTTAAAAGACTCGCACGGTCTATAGTCAAAACAACCTTTGACCTTTCTAGGAATATCATGGAAATAATCCTTTGATTTTCTCTCTATTTAAGCAAAATTTGTGAGGGTTTTTTAAGATAAGTGCTACggttaacatattttataaaagtaaacttataaactaacatgacttgatgtaatacgttatatttattttacaataaaaataagtttataatctGAAATAttacatcaagccacatcagcGCGTgtgtttattttgtaaaattcctTTGTAGCCAAAgcatttcccttttcttttttctttatcacaCAAGATACTAAAATTGAGATTCTGTTCTATTTATTGTTTACAAATTACATATGTTAATCTTATCTATTAACTTTATCCATTTTCCTGCATATCGTGCTGCGGCTTTATGACTAGCATAATACAAAAATTGTGTTGAAGTTGAAAGAAGAGCAGGATGAGTTTGGAAATTGGAAAGAGTTTCGCTTATAAAGCTCTTAATGAATTAAGTGTGTTTGCCTCATTCTCTCCATTATTTTCTTCTGAATATTGCAGTAGTATAAGAAGTTAAAATTTACCTGTGTTGGCTAGgatgtattttacaattaccGAGTTACATGAAGTAGTACGCGTTGGCTCTAGAAGTTGATACCATATTCTCTTACCACATCCACATTTCAGTTCCCCCTCCCAAAAGGATTATGAGAATGCAACCATCAAACAAACAGGAACATAACCAGGTAAACCCAAGTGGAAAAAGAACAGCCAGCCATGCAAGTTCATTTATATTCTCTATACCATTCGAAGTTCCAAGGCCAGTACTAATGAGTTGGAAGAATGGATTGCAAATTGGTTCCATCATCCATGCAATGCGATTGCTCAAGGACAAAAGACTTTGATTCATAAATTATAGTTTCAGAACTTCATCCTTTGACTCACATATATTGTTGATTTGAGACCCCGTTTGAATTCAAAgataagttgaggtgagttgagatggtttgtaaatagtagtgagatttgtgagttgaaatttgtgaatagtagtaaatagtagtgggatgagttgagatgggttgaagtggttttttaatccaaaccaaGGCCACGGTTACATTTTATAACCACTGGTCAATGCAAATTCAGGGCAAGTGAACATGATCATGCAGTAATAAACGAATATGGACAAAGAACTCGATCAAATTCATATGAAAGAAGCTAGAGCTAGCCTGTGAGAAGAGCTTTTCCTACAAAGAGTTTTAGACGTACTCCCCTTTATCTATCACCATTACTAGTTACAAACTCACAACAACTGAACATTTTCCACAGGACGTTCAGCTAGAACaatcttttttcttatataagtATTCAGCAAGAACAAATTAATGCACGAGTAAGGGAGTAGCACATGAAAGATGGATATGAAGTAGAAGAGTGCCGAAGCTGGATTATCCTTCACTACATGTAGtagacaaaaaattaaatttactcATACAAAAACTAaaggaagaataaaagaaacaaaaaaggaaaggcGGCATTGATCAAGCAACCACCTTGTTTACTCTGAAGGAATCCATGACTTGGCGAAGATCATATTCCTCTTCCAAGAACACATTTTCAGGTGTTTGCAGTCTTAGCTCATATAGCCGATTGTTTTCAACTCCAAGAACTGAAAGGTATCGCCGGTCCCATTCCAAACGAACCGGACGATCTTGTGGCATAACAGCCAGCTCATTGTTGTTTGCATATGACTTTATGTTCACCTAAAGTCAATAAAAAACACATTGTCAGCAACTCAAACAGTTGTATTTAGATCACCCAAAATATATACATGCTGAAGACTCAGCCAAATATGATGCATTACAGCTAATCTAAATCACTCTATATCTCTGTGCAACTAGCCTTCTATGGGGGCCAATCTGACCGGACAATCTTAATGAGTATAATCTCTGCAATGCAAGCACTCAACATTTTCAGCACTCCAAATACCTTACCTCAACTTGATAGTAAGTCCTCCCATCATCGGCAATTCTGGAAGACGTGGAAAGAATATTTGATTCACGCCTGACGCCGAGTCTCGTAGACATGAACTCTGTCAAATATTGCTTCAGCACTTTCTGTCCAGCCTCTTGAGGTGGACCCAAGTCTTCAACACTCTTGTACCTAGAGGACGAGGGAGAGGATAACTCCACGGAGATATTTTCATCGAGTACATAAGGGTCCCTGAAGAATATGTCAGCCCCAGCACCTCGGACTTGAATCCAGTTCTGAGGGTACTTGAATGTATACCCATCAAACGTATCTATGTATTCTCTTAGCCCAACGGACGGTTGAGCAAATGCAGCATCGCTCAAACTAACTCCCGAGAATAAAGCGGTCGAGAAGATCAAGGCCACCACATTCCTCCTAGGAACTGCAAAAGCTTTAGTCTGATTATATATTAGAAAACGAATAACTAAAAGTCACTGTAGATTGTAATGCCATGCAGACAACCCTTGAAAATTAGAAACCCAGAAAAGTAACAATCTTTAAGTATGCTGTCTTTTTAAGTTGTCAAGAAAACTACCCAGTACTCACATGAACTAAAGGAGTATATGTAAATTAAGAAGaacgaaaatattttttttttcctgttttttattttccagtGTTTTGGTCTTGAAGCGAAGTTGGAAATTGGAAGAATTACCGTTTGGGCTTTGCAAGAAACTGAGCGGCAGTGCGTGGAATCGGAGGGGTGGCTATGAAGTGAATGGTTAAGCCAACGAGTGAAGATGCGGGGATGGAACGGCGTCGTATAGCGAGTTGACCTCGAGGGTGGGTGAGTCTCTGAAGAGCGAGTCGGGGGAGAAGGGAGGGAGCCGAAGAAGACGATGGCCATTTTCaaacagggagagagagagagagagagagaagggagagttAACATATCACTGTAAAGAGATGGAAAGGGATAACGAGCACACGTGTCTCTCTCTGGTTGGCCAATCAATAGAGAAGAGGGAGACCTATTTACATGATCGACCTGGACCGCAGCAGCCCATTAACACACCGGCCATACCTCCACACTGGCGGGGGATGAAATGACCAAAAGGACCAAAAACTCGAAATACATTTTCTTCCCTTCACGACGGTTCCTCAAACCTAGTTCTACTCAAGCGTTAGGCGTTCTGCTGCTTTTCTCGACAAAGACAAGAAATGATCTGGCCTGATGTTGGCTGCTTCTAGTCTTCCTCAAAGTACCGTGTCGCTCTTCGCCTCTGATAGCAAGCATTTGGTCTGGCTAGGGTCGAATTACCTCAAGAGTGGCCTCAAGCTTGGCCAAAATCGCCAAAATGGCTTCTGTAAGTTCCCATAAGTGTAATGTATTGATTATCTTCTTTGGAAAATCCTGAGTTTGGTTATTTTGCATAGGGAAGGGCAATTCTGAAAGGGCTATACCCGGTTACCAAATTCGCGTTTTGCACATAGACTCATCAGAAGTAGACTCATCATACCGCTTGTAAATTCACATTTGTTAAGCTTTAATTTCTCATTCGCTTTTGTAATTCTCTGAGCGATATCTGGTCTGCTCACCTTTATGCTTCCAGAGATAAATTCGTAAGTTGGGTCTACCAAATGCATGAGATACCACGGTTATATATCATTTTGGATGCGCAGAAACTATGAAAAAATTGCAGATTTGAGAATGCACATTATATACCACGCTTTGATGAAGGCTAAGGCTAGGTTCTAGGTTGGCTGGAAGGCCAGATCCTTTCCCGTTGCCGTCGAGAAGAGCAACAAAATAGAGGAAGGAGTCCACGGTTTGTGGAAGAACATTAGTCGGTTGGAATAACAGGTTCTTTCCAGTCACCGTCGAGAAGAGCAGGTCTCAGTGGGAAGGCTAGCTCCTTTCCCATCGCCGTCGAGAAGAGCAACAGAGCAGAGGCTATCTCAAAGAAATAGAGAtgcagaggaagaagatgaatcacgATGATGGTTTTGCTAGGGCTTTCAGACGAGCTGCTGATGGTTTTTGTTCCGAggaaatttctttctttcttcttcctttctttgcCGAGTTGCAAAGCGGAATACTTATATTTGTTTAAAGCCACGTCACTGACACCCTGGCCGGTGTGGCTAGTGTGTTAAAATATTGGCTGATCCCTAGTAGGACTCTTTTTTGCGGGCCTATGAATTTCATCAAAGCTTTGAATCACAGACCCGCCTTCAAACCAAGCATAAATCTCTCAATCCTAGAGGCCCACTTGCCCAAATGCCAAAGTCCCAAACAGCTGAACCAAGTCCTCTCCCAAATGATCTTCACTGGGTTCATCAGGGACACCTTTGCTGCCAGCAGAGTGCTCAAGTGCTCGGCCGACTCACCCTTCGTTCACATTGATCACTCCCTCCAAATATTCAACCACATCGATAACTCAAATGGGTTCATTTGGAACACCATGATGAGAGCATATGTGCAAAGAAACTCTCCTGAAAAGGCTATATGCTTGTACAAGTTGATGTTGGATAGGAATGTGGGTTGCGATAATTACACGTACCCAATTCTAGTGCAAGCCTGTACTATCCGGTTATCGGAATTTGAAGGGAAAGAGCTGCATAATCACGTTTTGAAAACAGGTTTTGATTCGGATGTTTATGTACAGAACACATTGATTAACATGTATGCAGTTTGTGGAAATATGGGTGATGCACGTCACTTGGTTGATGAAAGTCCAGTTTTGGATTCAGTTTCGTGGAATTCAATTTTGGCAGGGTATGTTCAGATAGGGGATGTTGATAATGCcaattgtatatatgatatgatgCCGGAAAGGAACACAATTGCTTCAAATTCTATGATTGTATTGTTTGGTAGGACAGGTCGCCTGATTGAGGCTCTTCAGTTATTTAATGAGATGCCAGAGAAAGATATGGTGTCATGGAGTGCATTGATTTCTTGTTATGAGCAAAATGATATGTACGAGGAAGCTTTGGTTCTGTTTATGAAAATGAAGGCTAATGGAATTATGGTCGATGAGGTTGTGGTGGTTAGTGTTCTTTCTGCGTGTGCTCATTTATCACTTGTCAAGATAGGGAAAATCATCCACGGCTTGGTTGTGAAAATTGGTATTGAATCTTATGTTAACCTTCAAAATGCTTTTATTCACATGTATTCAACATGTGGGGACATAATAGCAGCCCGAAAACTGTTCAATGGAGGCTGCCACTTGGATCAGATATCTTGGAACTCCATGATATCTGGCTACTTGAAATGCGGATCAGTTGAAATTGCCAAGGAGTTATTTGATTCCATGCCCAACAAGGATGTCGTGTCTTGGAGTGCAATGATATCGGGGTATGCTCAGCATGACCGTTTCTCAGAGACATTGGCACTCTTCCAGGAGATGCAGCTTGATGGACTTAGCCCCGATGAGACAACTTTGGTTAGTGTAATATCAGCTTGCACTCACCTGGCTGCCCTTGATCTAGGCAAATGGATTCATGCTTATATAAAGAAGAATGGTCTAAAGGTTAACGTCATCTTGGGTACAACCCTTATAGACATGTACATGAAATGTGGGTGTGTGGAAAATGCATTGGAAGTTTTTTATGGCATGGAGGAAAGGTGGGTTTCAACTTGGAATGCTCTCATTCTTGGTTTGGCAATAAATGGGTTGGTTGATAAGTCGCTTGACATGTTTTCTGAGATGAAGAGATGTGGTGTAGTGCCTAATGAAATAACATTAATGGGAGTTCTTGGTGCTTGTCGACACATGGGCTTAGTAGATGAAGGGTATCGACACTTCAATTCAATGATTCCAGAGCACAAGATAGAACCCAATATTAAGCACTATGGATGCATGGTGGACCTTCTAGGGCGTGCCGGTATGCTCAAAGAAGCAGAGCAACTCATCGAAACTATGCCCATGGCACCAGATGTTGCTACCTGGGGTGCCTTGCTTGGGGCTTGCAAGAAACATGGTGACAATAAAATGGGGGAGAGAGTAGGAAGAAAGCTCATTGAGTTT from Juglans microcarpa x Juglans regia isolate MS1-56 chromosome 4S, Jm3101_v1.0, whole genome shotgun sequence carries:
- the LOC121261926 gene encoding AP-3 complex subunit mu isoform X2, with product MPPLMAIEFLCRVADVLSDYLGGLNEDVIKDNFIIVYELLDEMIDNGFPLTTEPNILREMIAQPSIVSKVLSVVTGNSSNVSETLPGATASCVPWRTTDPKYANNEVYVDLVEEMDATINRDGVLVKCEIYGEVQVNSHLSGLPDLTLSFANPSILDDVRFHPCVRFRPWESNQIMSFVPPDGQFKLMSYRVKKLKSTPIYVKPQLTSGGGTCRIDVLVGIRNDPGKTIDSITVQFQLPHCILSADMTSNHGTVNILANKTCLWSIERIPKDKAPSMSGTLVLETGLERLHVFPTFQVAFRIMGVALSGLQIDKLDLKNLPNRPYKGFRALTRAGEFEVRS
- the LOC121261929 gene encoding psbP domain-containing protein 1, chloroplastic; this encodes MLTLPSLSLSLSPCLKMAIVFFGSLPSPPTRSSETHPPSRSTRYTTPFHPRIFTRWLNHSLHSHPSDSTHCRSVSCKAQTTKAFAVPRRNVVALIFSTALFSGVSLSDAAFAQPSVGLREYIDTFDGYTFKYPQNWIQVRGAGADIFFRDPYVLDENISVELSSPSSSRYKSVEDLGPPQEAGQKVLKQYLTEFMSTRLGVRRESNILSTSSRIADDGRTYYQVEVNIKSYANNNELAVMPQDRPVRLEWDRRYLSVLGVENNRLYELRLQTPENVFLEEEYDLRQVMDSFRVNKVVA
- the LOC121261926 gene encoding AP-3 complex subunit mu isoform X1; this translates as MLQCIFLLSDSGEVMLEKQLTGHRVDRSICAWFWEQAISQGDSFKLQPVIASPTHYLFQVVREGITFLACTQVEMPPLMAIEFLCRVADVLSDYLGGLNEDVIKDNFIIVYELLDEMIDNGFPLTTEPNILREMIAQPSIVSKVLSVVTGNSSNVSETLPGATASCVPWRTTDPKYANNEVYVDLVEEMDATINRDGVLVKCEIYGEVQVNSHLSGLPDLTLSFANPSILDDVRFHPCVRFRPWESNQIMSFVPPDGQFKLMSYRVKKLKSTPIYVKPQLTSGGGTCRIDVLVGIRNDPGKTIDSITVQFQLPHCILSADMTSNHGTVNILANKTCLWSIERIPKDKAPSMSGTLVLETGLERLHVFPTFQVAFRIMGVALSGLQIDKLDLKNLPNRPYKGFRALTRAGEFEVRS
- the LOC121261927 gene encoding pentatricopeptide repeat-containing protein At3g62890-like, yielding MNFIKALNHRPAFKPSINLSILEAHLPKCQSPKQLNQVLSQMIFTGFIRDTFAASRVLKCSADSPFVHIDHSLQIFNHIDNSNGFIWNTMMRAYVQRNSPEKAICLYKLMLDRNVGCDNYTYPILVQACTIRLSEFEGKELHNHVLKTGFDSDVYVQNTLINMYAVCGNMGDARHLVDESPVLDSVSWNSILAGYVQIGDVDNANCIYDMMPERNTIASNSMIVLFGRTGRLIEALQLFNEMPEKDMVSWSALISCYEQNDMYEEALVLFMKMKANGIMVDEVVVVSVLSACAHLSLVKIGKIIHGLVVKIGIESYVNLQNAFIHMYSTCGDIIAARKLFNGGCHLDQISWNSMISGYLKCGSVEIAKELFDSMPNKDVVSWSAMISGYAQHDRFSETLALFQEMQLDGLSPDETTLVSVISACTHLAALDLGKWIHAYIKKNGLKVNVILGTTLIDMYMKCGCVENALEVFYGMEERWVSTWNALILGLAINGLVDKSLDMFSEMKRCGVVPNEITLMGVLGACRHMGLVDEGYRHFNSMIPEHKIEPNIKHYGCMVDLLGRAGMLKEAEQLIETMPMAPDVATWGALLGACKKHGDNKMGERVGRKLIEFQPDHDGFHVLLSNIYASKGNWDGALEVRGMMMRHGVVKTPGCSMIEAKGVVHEFLAGDKTHPWMKEIEDKLDEIAKKLKMEGYAPDTNEISLDIDQEEKETSLFRHSEKLAIAFGLIAISPPTPIRIMKNLRICNDCHAAAKFISRAFNREIVIRDRHRFHHFKQGSCSCTDYW